A single genomic interval of Bos indicus isolate NIAB-ARS_2022 breed Sahiwal x Tharparkar chromosome 5, NIAB-ARS_B.indTharparkar_mat_pri_1.0, whole genome shotgun sequence harbors:
- the HNRNPA1 gene encoding heterogeneous nuclear ribonucleoprotein A1 isoform X1, whose product MSKSESPKEPEQLRKLFIGGLSFETTDESLRSHFEQWGTLTDCVVMRDPNTKRSRGFGFVTYATVEEVDAAMNARPHKVDGRVVEPKRAVSREDSQRPGAHLTVKKIFVGGIKEDTEEHHLRDYFEQYGKIEVIEIMTDRGSGKKRGFAFVTFDDHDSVDKIVIQKYHTVNGHNCEVRKALSKQEMASASSSQRGRSGSGNFGGGRGGGFGGNDNFGRGGNFSGRGGFGGSRGGGGYGGSGDGYNGFGNDGGYGGGGPGYSGGSRGYGSGGQGYGNQGSGYGGSGSYDSYNNGGGGGGFGGGSGSNFGGGGSYNDFGNYNNQSSNFGPMKGGNFGGRSSGPYGGGGQYFAKPRNQGGYGGSSSSSSYGSGRRF is encoded by the exons ATGTCTAAATCAGAG TCTCCCAAAGAGCCCGAACAGCTGCGGAAGCTCTTCATCGGAGGATTGAGCTTTGAAACAACCGATGAGAGTCTGAGGAGCCATTTTGAGCAATGGGGAACGCTCACAGACTGTGTG gtAATGAGGGATCCAAACACCAAGCGCTCCAGAGGCTTCGGGTTTGTCACGTACGCCACGGTGGAGGAGGTGGATGCGGCCATGAATGCAAGGCCACACAAGGTGGACGGAAGAGTTGTGGAACCAAAGAGGGCCGTCTCAAGAGAA GATTCTCAAAGACCTGGTGCCCACTTAACTGTGAAAAAGATTTTTGTTGGTGGCATTAAAGAAGACACTGAAGAACATCACCTGAGAGATTATTTTGAACAGTACGGGAAAATTGAAGTAATTGAAATCATGACTGACCGAGGCAGTGGCAAAAAGAGAGGCTTTGCTTTTGTAACCTTTGATGACCATGACTCCGTAGACAAGATTGTCA TTCAGAAATACCACACTGTGAATGGCCACAACTGTGAAGTGAGAAAAGCCCTGTCTAAGCAAGAGAtggctagtgcttcatccagccagagaG GTCGAAGTGGTTCTGGAAACTTTGGTGGCGGTCGTGGAGGTGGTTTTGGTGGGAATGACAACTTTGGTCGTGGAGGAAACTTCAGTGGTCGAG GTGGCTTTGGTGGCAGCCGTGGTGGTGGCGGATATGGTGGCAGTGGGGATGGATATAATGGATTTGGTAATGACG GTGGTTATGGAGGAGGCGGCCCTGGTTACTCTGGAGGAAGCAGAGGCTATGGAAGTGGTGGACAGGGTTATGGAAACCAGGGCAGTGGCTATGGCGGGAGTGGCAGCTATGACAGCTATAACAACGGTGGAGGCGGAGGCGGCTTTGGCGGTGGTAGTG GAAGCAATTTTGGAGGTGGCGGAAGCTACAATGATTTTGGCAATTACAACAATCAATCTTCAAATTTTGGACCCATGAAAGGAGGAAACTTTGGAGGCAGAAGTTCTGGCCCCTATGGTGGTGGAGGCCAATACTTTGCCAAACCACGAAACCAAG GTGGCTATGGTggctccagcagcagcagtagctatggCAGTGGCAGAAGGTTTTAA
- the HNRNPA1 gene encoding heterogeneous nuclear ribonucleoprotein A1 isoform X2, whose translation MSKSESPKEPEQLRKLFIGGLSFETTDESLRSHFEQWGTLTDCVVMRDPNTKRSRGFGFVTYATVEEVDAAMNARPHKVDGRVVEPKRAVSREDSQRPGAHLTVKKIFVGGIKEDTEEHHLRDYFEQYGKIEVIEIMTDRGSGKKRGFAFVTFDDHDSVDKIVIQKYHTVNGHNCEVRKALSKQEMASASSSQRGRSGSGNFGGGRGGGFGGNDNFGRGGNFSGRGGFGGSRGGGGYGGSGDGYNGFGNDGSNFGGGGSYNDFGNYNNQSSNFGPMKGGNFGGRSSGPYGGGGQYFAKPRNQGGYGGSSSSSSYGSGRRF comes from the exons ATGTCTAAATCAGAG TCTCCCAAAGAGCCCGAACAGCTGCGGAAGCTCTTCATCGGAGGATTGAGCTTTGAAACAACCGATGAGAGTCTGAGGAGCCATTTTGAGCAATGGGGAACGCTCACAGACTGTGTG gtAATGAGGGATCCAAACACCAAGCGCTCCAGAGGCTTCGGGTTTGTCACGTACGCCACGGTGGAGGAGGTGGATGCGGCCATGAATGCAAGGCCACACAAGGTGGACGGAAGAGTTGTGGAACCAAAGAGGGCCGTCTCAAGAGAA GATTCTCAAAGACCTGGTGCCCACTTAACTGTGAAAAAGATTTTTGTTGGTGGCATTAAAGAAGACACTGAAGAACATCACCTGAGAGATTATTTTGAACAGTACGGGAAAATTGAAGTAATTGAAATCATGACTGACCGAGGCAGTGGCAAAAAGAGAGGCTTTGCTTTTGTAACCTTTGATGACCATGACTCCGTAGACAAGATTGTCA TTCAGAAATACCACACTGTGAATGGCCACAACTGTGAAGTGAGAAAAGCCCTGTCTAAGCAAGAGAtggctagtgcttcatccagccagagaG GTCGAAGTGGTTCTGGAAACTTTGGTGGCGGTCGTGGAGGTGGTTTTGGTGGGAATGACAACTTTGGTCGTGGAGGAAACTTCAGTGGTCGAG GTGGCTTTGGTGGCAGCCGTGGTGGTGGCGGATATGGTGGCAGTGGGGATGGATATAATGGATTTGGTAATGACG GAAGCAATTTTGGAGGTGGCGGAAGCTACAATGATTTTGGCAATTACAACAATCAATCTTCAAATTTTGGACCCATGAAAGGAGGAAACTTTGGAGGCAGAAGTTCTGGCCCCTATGGTGGTGGAGGCCAATACTTTGCCAAACCACGAAACCAAG GTGGCTATGGTggctccagcagcagcagtagctatggCAGTGGCAGAAGGTTTTAA